AAGTTGAGCCATTAACCCACCAGCAAAAGCATCAAGAGCAACTTTTTCAGCACTGCCTTCTTTTAATCCAAGATTACCAATCGCTTTAAATACTTCTTCACCAAATAATCCGGCTAATTCCTGCTGTTCTTGCACTGTTTGCTTATCAAATATTTTCCCTAGCGCATTGACGGCTCCTTCAGGAGTTCGATTGAGGTTAGAAATATCCTGGTCGGGATTGCTGCGAATCTCAATCGTTCCCAGGGAAATCGCTGATTTGGTGGTGCTGGAGGCTTCTCCACTTGCAGTTACACCAATATTAGGCGTCAGTCCCAGGTCTTTCTTTTCTACGTCGTTACCGTTCGCGTCTTTCCCGGCGGCATAGCCAATGCCTGAACTGCTTGCGCTATACTCCGCCTTATTCTCAATATCTGACCAAGTCAGCGTATCGGTGCTGAGCCTGTTCTTATCCGCATCCGCCTCACTGGCAATGACCGCACCCTTCAGGTCGGTATTCTTCCCCACATAAATATCAAAGCCTTCCTCACCGGCGAAGATCCCTGCCTGACCGGTGACACTGTCATAGTTGGAGTTGGTCTTGCCGGTATTGAAGGAACCCGTTGTCCCGCTGATCTTGCCGGTGCCGAAACCAATGCCGGTACTTTGATTGTTCGCCGTGTAGTCATCACTGTCCTGCGTGCTGGCGAGGTTGAGGTTGCCGCCGATGTCGGCCACGACTTTGTCGCCTTTGACCTGGGAACCGATAATGTTGGTGTCGTTGCCGGATTTGAGGGTTACGGTGCCGGCGGCGTCGATGACGCTGCCGGTATGGGTTACCGTGTTGCCGTTTTCCGTGCCGTGGCCGGAGCCGAAGCCGCCGGTCAGGCCGGTAAAGTTGCCGTCAAGGCCGAAGGATGCTCCCAAGGACCAGGAGGAGGAGCTGGTTTTGCCGTCGATCTGTTGTTGGTTTTGGGCGGCGTCCAGGTTGAGGTTTTGCTTGGCGTCGAGCATGACGTTGATTTTACTGGATTTACGATAAA
This window of the Methylomusa anaerophila genome carries:
- a CDS encoding hemagglutinin repeat-containing protein codes for the protein MLDAKQNLNLDAAQNQQQIDGKTSSSSWSLGASFGLDGNFTGLTGGFGSGHGTENGNTVTHTGSVIDAAGTVTLKSGNDTNIIGSQVKGDKVVADIGGNLNLASTQDSDDYTANNQSTGIGFGTGKISGTTGSFNTGKTNSNYDSVTGQAGIFAGEEGFDIYVGKNTDLKGAVIASEADADKNRLSTDTLTWSDIENKAEYSASSSGIGYAAGKDANGNDVEKKDLGLTPNIGVTASGEASSTTKSAISLGTIEIRSNPDQDISNLNRTPEGAVNALGKIFDKQTVQEQQELAGLFGEEVFKAIGNLGLKEGSAEKVALDAFAGGLMAQLGGGSFASGAAGAAFNQIVMNELAKIKDSAAMQWASVIVGAVAAKVVGGNAQTGASVAASETKNNWLNHRQQAELAEKLSKATSDEERLKILEEYKALSQINILSGVDPDTGLPVPRDPVSGQAYEAIEPELLKVLNDLNLPGSFGIINYNVDNSGLNNNLARARNFIHYGNETLELGKNVGESLVDTAAGELIINQLRTSFTIGKVSAPRLGPATTLEIVVDTTPGSTIALKGVSKVLGGVVALGQTTYDVYLDYKTFGGLNEKFAMAAGADIGTTAVLALGGGAAVSLGAPVIAVSIVGGGVAYLVNKEVIKPWKEGLGQ